A region from the Bacteroidia bacterium genome encodes:
- a CDS encoding alpha-ketoglutarate-dependent dioxygenase AlkB, producing the protein MSKIKGLLYIPEYITKEEHESFWQSVNAENWLGDLKRRVQHYGYKYDYKARFIDYSMKIGELPEWVIPFAKKLYQEGYMPAIPDQLIVNEYKQGQGIASHIDCEPCFGDTIISLSLGSTCVMEFTNKKTGEKIEVLLEPRSLVVLKDDARYLWTHGIKGKKADFFKGVKYERTTRISLTFRNVILNTCAIKK; encoded by the coding sequence TTGTCAAAGATTAAGGGCTTGTTATATATCCCTGAGTACATTACAAAAGAAGAACATGAATCATTTTGGCAGTCTGTAAATGCTGAAAATTGGTTAGGAGATTTAAAAAGGCGGGTACAGCATTATGGTTATAAGTACGACTATAAAGCCCGATTTATAGACTATTCAATGAAAATTGGCGAACTACCTGAATGGGTAATACCATTTGCTAAAAAACTATATCAAGAAGGGTATATGCCTGCTATACCCGACCAACTAATTGTAAACGAATATAAGCAAGGACAAGGAATTGCAAGCCACATTGATTGCGAGCCGTGCTTTGGAGATACGATTATTTCATTGAGTTTAGGTTCTACTTGCGTAATGGAGTTTACCAACAAAAAAACAGGAGAAAAAATTGAAGTCTTATTAGAACCAAGAAGTTTAGTAGTTTTAAAAGATGATGCTCGATATTTATGGACACACGGAATTAAAGGAAAAAAAGCCGACTTCTTCAAAGGAGTGAAATATGAAAGAACAACACGCATTTCATTGACTTTCAGAAATGTAATACTGAATACTTGTGCGATAAAAAAATAA
- a CDS encoding class I SAM-dependent methyltransferase, whose translation MNLQIIKDKLLSASSANELVNFIQSNRNEIECYFVSLSDEQIEQDKFDLQSACLEFINSPIFQTNKSNPDFIEIITLFAELFEKIGFYGAIAIIRTNLPKDSSIRHRLNAVYLYSRIGRNTEYIEKFNEILESLEKAQNFAEVDYTGQVIQDTINYYLLGKKAFEATQQTELLDNFKTLFNSPQSKQRFKFLNHPSLKEYLNGYITDTIFVELIEEKVYTPSAITQRVFQNLIIDHINTSGYLQKYSNDEIRADILNYGMADFTTAYKDLTPYDRVQLYCYFNMRKHFFTTYAVYEKIFTTLNSNVFQKNKELVFIDFGCGPLTSGLALASLYYDNENEPISMRYIGIDIAESMLEKAKEFSETELFSPNSVFNFYSSWDLVPDRVVAEITQNNSFVIFNASYLFASSSLDEKSLASFVNKITSHLISTAYFVFQNPDRADRNEKYKKFKKYVVHKIEASDTQKVYYKNNSNSTFEPSSEVVNYEILSL comes from the coding sequence ATGAACCTACAAATAATCAAGGATAAATTACTTTCAGCAAGCTCTGCAAATGAATTGGTAAACTTCATTCAATCTAATAGGAATGAAATTGAATGTTATTTTGTTTCGTTATCCGATGAACAAATAGAACAAGATAAATTTGATTTGCAATCGGCTTGTTTAGAGTTTATCAATTCACCAATATTCCAGACAAATAAATCAAATCCTGATTTCATAGAGATTATCACGCTCTTTGCTGAGCTCTTTGAAAAGATTGGCTTTTACGGTGCTATTGCGATTATCCGCACTAATCTACCCAAGGATAGTTCAATCAGACACCGCCTTAATGCGGTTTATTTATACTCACGTATTGGCAGAAATACCGAGTATATAGAAAAATTTAATGAAATTTTAGAGTCCCTTGAAAAAGCACAAAATTTTGCAGAAGTTGACTACACAGGACAGGTAATACAAGACACCATAAATTATTATTTACTTGGGAAAAAGGCTTTTGAAGCCACTCAGCAAACCGAACTCTTAGATAATTTTAAGACACTTTTCAATTCGCCACAATCTAAGCAAAGGTTTAAGTTCCTCAATCATCCATCACTCAAAGAATACTTAAACGGATATATTACAGATACAATATTTGTTGAACTAATTGAAGAGAAAGTTTATACACCATCTGCGATTACTCAACGAGTGTTTCAAAATTTGATAATAGACCATATCAATACATCGGGCTATTTACAAAAATATAGTAACGATGAAATAAGAGCAGATATTCTAAATTATGGCATGGCTGATTTTACCACAGCATACAAAGACCTAACCCCATACGATAGAGTACAACTCTATTGCTATTTCAATATGCGAAAGCATTTTTTCACAACCTATGCGGTTTATGAAAAGATATTTACAACTCTAAATAGTAATGTTTTTCAAAAAAACAAAGAATTAGTCTTTATAGATTTTGGTTGTGGTCCTCTTACGAGCGGTTTAGCCTTAGCAAGCCTTTACTATGATAATGAAAATGAGCCAATTTCAATGCGATATATCGGTATAGACATTGCAGAAAGTATGCTTGAAAAGGCAAAAGAATTTTCAGAAACGGAATTGTTTAGCCCTAATTCAGTGTTTAACTTTTATAGTAGTTGGGATTTAGTGCCTGATAGGGTAGTAGCAGAAATTACGCAAAACAATTCTTTTGTGATTTTTAATGCTTCTTATCTGTTTGCGAGTAGTTCGTTAGACGAGAAAAGCCTTGCATCATTTGTTAATAAAATCACATCACACTTGATAAGCACAGCCTATTTTGTATTTCAAAATCCAGATAGAGCAGATAGGAACGAAAAATACAAAAAGTTTAAGAAATATGTAGTACATAAAATTGAAGCAAGCGACACACAGAAAGTTTACTACAAGAATAACTCAAATTCTACGTTTGAGCCATCAAGCGAAGTTGTGAATTATGAAATTCTATCACTTTAA
- a CDS encoding ATP-binding domain-containing protein: MLRNPPSPSAKTLHDILEKQNSQETMAKFKFRLPSQDDIRNSTNGQIMLSIINNDYDEKFSLVTGCPGSGKTTVSIFRLIRLLKNRKPAILLTYQRMLKVAIENLLAKQGISNNKVNTIHSWFPSTTKRLLGYELDETDFKISYDTSKSAYKVFSRTKCWYIKKEYIDQAKSNGWVETDYSSRLTIQQGVCVIYDRGEYKFYKKLSAFEIENALRGKVGNMELILDEAQDLEERIFQAFPKVFGRMTIGADNDQQVHEGSGASETIIKQEISHSLNEFTLQFNYRNTYQIYNFARYFVPNSPKANDSQTLSALKRYKNNGDLPEVLKFSDQSDMQSRLKTIIENYKGFNIGVLFPFKNQVENYHSIISGFGFECSKYYSEMSEAEKSKTENDLKNILVTTFISAKGMEFDIVIMPEFESLRNTDEAKRQAYVGCTRAKNRLVIMYTGSKPSILNNFPSDTYDTGDLFY, from the coding sequence GTGCTCCGAAACCCGCCTTCGCCAAGCGCCAAAACGTTGCATGATATTTTAGAAAAACAAAACAGCCAAGAAACAATGGCAAAATTTAAATTCAGACTTCCGAGCCAAGACGACATAAGAAACTCTACGAACGGACAAATTATGTTGAGCATAATCAACAATGATTATGACGAAAAATTTTCTCTTGTAACAGGTTGTCCTGGTAGTGGTAAAACAACCGTTTCCATTTTTAGGCTGATACGCCTACTAAAAAATAGAAAACCCGCCATATTACTTACCTACCAAAGAATGTTGAAAGTTGCCATTGAAAACTTGCTTGCAAAGCAAGGAATATCAAATAATAAAGTGAATACTATCCATAGTTGGTTTCCAAGCACAACAAAAAGATTGTTGGGATATGAATTAGATGAAACGGATTTTAAAATATCTTATGATACTTCAAAAAGTGCCTATAAAGTATTCAGCAGAACCAAATGTTGGTATATCAAAAAAGAATATATAGATCAAGCCAAATCTAATGGATGGGTTGAAACGGATTATTCTTCACGCTTAACAATTCAACAAGGTGTTTGTGTAATATATGATCGGGGAGAATATAAATTTTACAAAAAACTGTCTGCATTCGAAATAGAAAATGCTTTGCGTGGAAAAGTAGGCAATATGGAACTTATACTTGACGAAGCGCAAGATCTTGAAGAAAGAATTTTTCAAGCGTTTCCGAAAGTATTTGGCAGAATGACAATTGGTGCAGACAATGACCAACAAGTGCACGAAGGTTCAGGTGCAAGCGAAACGATAATAAAGCAAGAAATAAGTCATTCATTAAACGAGTTTACTCTACAATTCAATTACAGGAACACTTATCAAATCTATAATTTTGCAAGGTACTTTGTTCCGAATAGCCCCAAAGCAAACGATAGTCAAACGTTATCAGCACTGAAACGATATAAGAATAACGGAGATTTACCCGAAGTACTTAAATTTAGCGATCAGTCTGATATGCAAAGCAGATTAAAGACAATCATTGAAAACTATAAAGGTTTTAATATTGGTGTATTGTTTCCGTTCAAAAACCAAGTTGAAAACTATCATTCCATAATATCAGGCTTTGGCTTTGAGTGTTCTAAGTATTACTCTGAAATGTCCGAAGCAGAAAAATCTAAGACCGAAAATGACCTAAAAAACATATTGGTTACAACCTTCATTTCTGCAAAAGGAATGGAGTTTGATATTGTAATTATGCCTGAATTTGAGAGTTTAAGAAACACAGACGAAGCCAAAAGGCAGGCTTATGTGGGTTGCACACGAGCTAAAAATAGGTTAGTCATTATGTACACAGGTAGCAAGCCGTCTATTTTAAACAACTTTCCAAGTGATACTTACGATACAGGTGATTTGTTTTATTAA